A genomic segment from Polyangium mundeleinium encodes:
- the ftsH gene encoding ATP-dependent zinc metalloprotease FtsH, with product MTIGALVYSLRGPREGTISYTELTQITGSQAITEVRVEGERFSIRGADGSLRVGIVGDEEARHALVDKFAAAGIAVEYGSREGSTGARAATALAPIAVMLALGAVGLGMHRRKSRAHFSEGQASGVGKVRFTDVAGMDEVKEALAETVEFLKNPERFGRLGGRAPRGVLLTGEPGTGKTLLARAVATEAGVPFLTASGSSFQEMFVGVGASRVRNLFAEARRVSPCIVFIDEIDAVGRSRGRGGDSASADHDQTLNQLLVEMDGFDHTTGIVVMASTNRVDVLDPALLRPGRFDRQVVVPLPDLRGRREILEVHARPIVLKEDIDLAHVAKVTPGFSGAELANLLNEAAILAARSGADKVDLEHIDKARDRVLMGEERKSLVMDAEERRATAVHEAGHVTVALSSKNADPVHKVSILPRGRALGVTQALPERDRLLYTKEYLEDQICMLMGGRAAEMVVLGTMTAGAADDIQRAASLARKMVAELGMSELGPINVTDHPGHVTHSEHLHARVDEVARKLVEHQLERACRIVRETRDGVLLLAERLLEEDTLVGAAIVACFEKRADDAESAPAELAASA from the coding sequence GTGACGATCGGTGCCCTCGTCTACTCGCTGCGAGGACCGCGCGAAGGGACGATCTCTTACACCGAGCTCACGCAGATCACGGGATCGCAGGCGATCACCGAGGTGCGCGTGGAAGGTGAACGCTTCTCGATCCGAGGCGCGGACGGCTCGCTTCGCGTGGGCATCGTCGGCGACGAGGAGGCACGGCACGCGCTCGTCGACAAGTTCGCGGCCGCGGGCATCGCCGTCGAGTACGGCTCGCGCGAGGGCTCGACGGGCGCGCGCGCGGCGACGGCGCTCGCGCCGATCGCGGTGATGCTCGCGCTCGGCGCCGTCGGCCTCGGCATGCACCGCCGCAAGAGCCGCGCGCACTTCTCCGAGGGCCAGGCGTCCGGCGTCGGCAAGGTCCGCTTCACGGACGTCGCGGGCATGGACGAGGTGAAGGAGGCGCTCGCCGAGACGGTGGAGTTCCTCAAGAACCCGGAGCGCTTCGGGCGCCTCGGCGGACGCGCGCCGCGCGGCGTGCTGCTCACAGGGGAGCCCGGCACGGGCAAGACGCTGCTCGCGCGCGCCGTCGCGACCGAGGCCGGCGTGCCTTTCCTCACCGCGTCGGGATCGAGCTTCCAGGAGATGTTCGTCGGCGTGGGCGCCTCCCGCGTGCGCAACCTCTTCGCCGAGGCGCGCCGCGTCTCGCCCTGCATCGTGTTCATCGACGAGATCGACGCCGTCGGCCGCTCGCGTGGTCGTGGGGGCGACTCGGCCTCCGCCGATCACGATCAGACCTTGAACCAGCTCCTCGTCGAGATGGACGGCTTCGATCACACGACGGGCATCGTCGTCATGGCCTCGACGAACCGCGTCGACGTGCTCGATCCTGCGCTCCTGCGCCCCGGCCGCTTCGACCGTCAGGTCGTGGTGCCGCTGCCGGATCTGCGCGGCCGTCGGGAGATCCTCGAGGTGCACGCGCGGCCGATCGTGCTGAAGGAGGACATCGACCTCGCGCACGTGGCGAAGGTGACGCCGGGCTTCTCCGGCGCGGAGCTCGCGAACCTCTTGAACGAAGCTGCGATCCTCGCGGCGCGCAGCGGCGCGGACAAGGTCGACCTCGAGCACATCGACAAGGCGCGTGATCGCGTGCTCATGGGCGAGGAGCGCAAGAGCCTCGTGATGGACGCGGAAGAGCGGCGCGCGACGGCGGTGCACGAGGCTGGTCACGTGACGGTGGCGCTCTCGTCGAAGAACGCCGATCCGGTGCACAAGGTCTCGATCCTTCCGCGCGGCCGCGCGCTCGGCGTGACGCAGGCGCTGCCCGAGCGGGATCGGCTGCTCTACACGAAGGAGTACCTCGAGGATCAGATCTGCATGCTCATGGGCGGGCGCGCGGCGGAGATGGTCGTGCTCGGCACGATGACCGCGGGTGCGGCGGACGACATCCAGCGCGCGGCGTCGCTCGCGCGGAAGATGGTCGCCGAGCTCGGCATGAGTGAGCTCGGGCCGATCAACGTGACGGATCATCCGGGCCACGTGACGCACAGCGAGCATCTGCACGCGCGGGTCGACGAGGTGGCGCGCAAGCTCGTCGAGCATCAGCTCGAGCGCGCCTGCCGCATCGTCCGCGAGACACGCGACGGCGTCCTCCTCCTCGCCGAGCGTCTGCTCGAAGAGGACACGCTCGTCGGCGCCGCGATCGTCGCGTGCTTCGAGAAGCGCGCCGATGACGCCGAATCCGCGCCCGCGGAGCTCGCTGCTTCCGCCTGA
- a CDS encoding patatin-like phospholipase family protein yields the protein MSLKTTKRAGAGRRKVALILSGGGARGAYEVGVLSYVLDNFARVRGAVPRIDILCGTSVGAINACFLAAHLSDATTGIRRLANLWTELDLPDVLGFGLRQAVSLPRVLLGGGKMAAGVFDVTPMAKLVEREIPWRAIARTLRRGHLGALSVSATEVASGRTVIFMQTGPDGALPTTAPPRTLIRGAHIGPLHALASAAIPILFPPVRIGRELFMDGGVRQNTPIAPALRLGATHVFAIGLSRELTGPSTMPEDEKPPGAAFLLGKILNAFLLDHIQTDLEVMTRLNHIIEDAESTFGGDFLQKVNGSAERRGSMPYNRIHSLVVRPSEDIGKLAAEYVRRGNIHGGPAFARRMLTLVDVGEATEADLASYLLFDGAFARRLIDLGRADAEARRHDIADFFGSADEDDEPRHAENTSWTIPPPVD from the coding sequence ATGAGTTTGAAGACCACGAAGCGAGCGGGCGCGGGCCGACGAAAGGTCGCGTTGATCTTGTCGGGCGGCGGCGCGCGCGGCGCGTACGAGGTCGGCGTGTTGTCGTACGTGCTCGACAACTTCGCGCGCGTACGCGGCGCGGTCCCGCGCATCGACATCCTCTGCGGCACCTCGGTCGGCGCCATCAACGCGTGTTTCCTCGCCGCGCATCTCAGCGATGCGACCACCGGCATCCGCCGCCTCGCGAACCTCTGGACCGAGCTCGATCTGCCGGATGTGCTCGGCTTCGGCCTCCGCCAGGCCGTGAGCCTGCCGCGTGTCCTCCTCGGCGGCGGCAAGATGGCGGCCGGCGTCTTCGATGTCACGCCGATGGCCAAGCTCGTCGAGCGCGAGATCCCGTGGCGCGCCATCGCGCGCACGTTGCGCCGTGGCCACCTCGGCGCGCTCAGCGTCTCGGCCACCGAGGTCGCGTCGGGCCGCACGGTCATCTTCATGCAGACCGGCCCCGACGGCGCGCTGCCCACGACAGCGCCGCCGCGCACGCTCATCCGCGGCGCGCACATCGGCCCGCTGCACGCGCTCGCCTCCGCGGCGATCCCCATCTTGTTCCCGCCCGTCCGCATCGGCCGCGAGCTCTTCATGGATGGCGGCGTCCGGCAGAACACGCCGATCGCGCCGGCGCTCCGGCTCGGCGCGACGCACGTCTTCGCGATCGGCCTCTCGCGCGAGCTCACGGGCCCGAGCACCATGCCCGAAGACGAGAAGCCGCCGGGCGCGGCCTTCCTGCTCGGCAAGATCCTGAACGCGTTCCTCCTCGACCACATCCAGACGGACCTCGAGGTGATGACGCGCTTGAACCACATCATCGAGGACGCGGAGAGCACCTTCGGCGGCGACTTCTTGCAGAAGGTCAACGGCAGCGCCGAGCGACGCGGCAGCATGCCGTACAACCGCATCCACTCGCTCGTGGTGCGCCCGAGCGAGGACATCGGCAAGCTCGCGGCCGAGTACGTGCGTCGCGGCAACATCCACGGCGGCCCGGCGTTCGCGCGGCGCATGCTCACGCTCGTCGACGTCGGCGAAGCGACCGAAGCGGACCTCGCGAGTTACCTGCTCTTCGACGGCGCCTTCGCGCGCAGGCTCATCGATCTCGGCCGCGCCGACGCCGAGGCGCGCAGGCACGACATCGCCGACTTCTTCGGCAGCGCGGACGAGGACGACGAGCCGCGCCACGCCGAGAACACGAGCTGGACGATCCCGCCGCCGGTGGACTGA
- a CDS encoding serine/threonine-protein kinase has translation MSEQTGTIGKILAGRYQVRRELGRGGMGVVYLCRDLVADDRVAVKVLSRPGARPRAEEAWWFHEEARALAALSHPCIVRARDFGALADGTPFLVMDAVPGRSLHEWLYLAQEEGGLPWPLIWKITDDVLAALAHAHARGVIHGDLKPSNILVDIPHDDTEPPTVHVLDLGLAWLMQDRVDHRLDGSPVSKPTIRWGAGTPGWMAPEQIRYAAPHVGPSTDLYSLGCVLFTMIANREPYEGTDEELLAKHKSAPLPEVPLRPGLPPDIVPLVRRLMNKRPWQRFEFAADARALLWRMRPRSGDPTATPRPSAAPPMSMPLRDSPLVVESTYLDSQVTTTGLLGLRPSPFVARAAERSRLLDIATQIATSETPEHRFLLLSGEAGVGKSRLAEWLCEEVHERGLVVPLRARYRKIAAPLDGVVGAIVQHYRLEREGRDVVEKVLLNQWEVAPDDDEGKMWVAATAEWIRPSAQGDAIGPTGKRFALSSETRWRVMQYALQKIAKNRPLLLMLDDLHHGSPTTFEGMTRLHRETPGLRLLIVGTVRDEAIVTDPVAREWVEWLLRELGGDRLTLEPLDPTQTHALLRETLPLDEAAVVEAAQRSKGNPLFALQIVHAWATGGHIELRDGRYVVPEAKLAMRAATTAELWEDRLRAIPEDLRRGARAAAALGGDIREDVLRIELGALGVDAERAVAAMKRAQILLASGEERLRWPHALLQEHLLGQLFVQPDAAAVLRAAANALGHHPDAGSRRIVRHRVTNLVRAGDVNVAAELLHHSIADSWGRTRDVQATLRDLSLLDGRLEGLLLARHRRWRAEALRHAGRLEDCRREGEEARRLFHEAGDPESEAACLRLLGHAASDLAAPAEGRKLVASSLEMFQSLGDTHGQALCEVILGEIDFLLGAHLDAARILESAGPKFQAVGDRLGHAQCLVLHSFVEQAGGSPEKARALLRTARAEFDAIGYRLGMAQCDVTLAHSDHREGRLEEARRVALLSRRSFRDLGNPRGEGACERLLAMTAFDAGQLDMADAHARAATALFDRLSDPWGQVEIKIIVAQIALERGQAEVARAALAECEATGLAEAEPKQHLALTRAWLAYHEGRFQDAANELDLARKTFQDPRRTGDHTPELLRRFSRMGWPAPASETIAAWTRALSTRSPLSTPPPAEQTAAAPASVKPSR, from the coding sequence ATGAGCGAGCAAACCGGCACGATCGGCAAGATTTTGGCCGGACGGTACCAGGTGCGGAGGGAGCTCGGGCGTGGCGGCATGGGGGTCGTCTACCTCTGCCGTGATCTCGTGGCCGACGACCGCGTGGCCGTGAAGGTCCTGAGCCGACCGGGCGCGCGACCACGCGCCGAAGAAGCATGGTGGTTCCACGAGGAGGCCCGCGCGCTCGCGGCGCTCTCGCATCCGTGCATCGTGCGCGCGCGCGACTTCGGCGCGCTCGCCGACGGGACGCCATTTCTCGTGATGGATGCCGTGCCGGGTCGCTCGCTCCACGAGTGGCTCTACCTCGCGCAAGAGGAAGGCGGCCTGCCGTGGCCGCTCATCTGGAAGATCACCGATGACGTGCTCGCGGCGCTCGCCCACGCGCACGCGCGCGGCGTCATCCACGGGGATCTCAAGCCCTCGAACATCCTCGTCGACATCCCGCACGACGACACGGAGCCGCCGACGGTGCACGTGCTCGATCTCGGGCTCGCATGGCTCATGCAGGATCGCGTCGACCACAGGCTCGACGGCTCGCCCGTCTCGAAGCCGACGATCCGCTGGGGCGCAGGCACGCCGGGGTGGATGGCGCCGGAGCAGATCCGTTACGCCGCGCCGCACGTGGGTCCGTCGACAGACCTCTATTCGCTCGGCTGTGTCCTCTTCACGATGATCGCGAACCGCGAGCCGTACGAAGGCACGGACGAGGAGCTGCTCGCGAAGCACAAGAGCGCGCCGCTGCCGGAGGTGCCGCTGCGCCCCGGGCTCCCGCCGGACATCGTGCCGCTCGTGCGGCGCCTGATGAACAAGCGGCCGTGGCAGCGCTTCGAATTCGCGGCCGACGCGCGCGCTCTCCTCTGGCGGATGCGGCCGCGCAGCGGAGACCCGACGGCGACACCGAGGCCCTCGGCCGCGCCGCCGATGTCCATGCCGCTGCGCGACTCGCCGCTCGTCGTCGAGAGCACCTACCTCGACTCGCAGGTGACCACGACGGGGCTGCTCGGGCTCCGGCCGAGCCCCTTTGTTGCGCGCGCGGCCGAGCGCTCGCGGCTGCTCGACATCGCGACGCAGATCGCCACGTCGGAGACCCCGGAGCACCGCTTCCTGTTGCTGTCGGGCGAAGCCGGCGTGGGCAAGTCGCGCCTCGCGGAGTGGCTCTGCGAGGAGGTGCACGAGCGTGGCCTGGTGGTGCCGCTGCGCGCGCGGTACCGGAAGATCGCGGCGCCGCTCGACGGCGTGGTCGGCGCGATCGTGCAGCACTACCGGCTGGAGCGTGAAGGGCGCGACGTCGTCGAGAAGGTCCTCCTGAACCAGTGGGAGGTCGCGCCCGACGACGACGAAGGCAAGATGTGGGTCGCCGCGACGGCCGAGTGGATCCGGCCCTCGGCGCAGGGCGACGCGATCGGCCCGACGGGCAAACGTTTTGCGCTCTCGTCGGAGACGCGCTGGCGCGTGATGCAGTACGCGCTGCAAAAAATCGCGAAAAACCGTCCGCTCCTGTTGATGCTCGACGACCTGCATCACGGCTCGCCGACGACGTTCGAGGGCATGACGCGGCTGCACCGCGAGACGCCGGGCCTGCGGCTGCTCATCGTGGGCACGGTGCGCGACGAGGCGATCGTGACGGACCCCGTCGCGCGCGAGTGGGTCGAGTGGCTCCTGCGCGAGCTCGGCGGCGATCGCCTGACGCTCGAGCCGCTCGACCCGACGCAGACGCACGCGCTCCTGCGCGAGACGTTGCCGCTCGACGAGGCCGCCGTGGTCGAGGCCGCGCAACGCAGCAAAGGCAACCCGCTGTTCGCGCTGCAGATCGTTCACGCGTGGGCGACGGGTGGGCACATCGAGCTTCGCGACGGGCGGTACGTGGTGCCTGAAGCAAAGCTCGCGATGCGCGCGGCCACGACGGCCGAGCTCTGGGAGGATCGTCTGCGCGCGATCCCCGAGGATCTCCGGCGCGGCGCGCGCGCGGCGGCGGCGCTCGGCGGCGATATCCGCGAGGACGTGCTGCGGATCGAGCTCGGGGCGCTCGGCGTGGACGCGGAGCGCGCAGTGGCCGCGATGAAGCGCGCGCAGATCCTGCTCGCATCCGGTGAAGAGCGCCTGCGGTGGCCCCATGCGCTCCTGCAAGAGCACCTGCTCGGGCAGCTCTTCGTGCAACCGGATGCAGCCGCGGTCCTGCGCGCCGCCGCGAACGCGCTCGGCCATCACCCCGACGCGGGCAGCCGCCGCATCGTGCGCCACCGCGTGACGAACCTCGTCCGCGCCGGAGACGTGAACGTGGCCGCGGAGCTCCTGCACCACTCGATCGCCGACTCGTGGGGGCGCACGCGCGACGTCCAGGCGACGCTGCGGGATCTGTCGCTGCTCGACGGTCGCCTCGAAGGCCTGCTGCTCGCGCGGCACCGCAGGTGGCGCGCCGAAGCGCTGCGGCACGCGGGCAGGCTCGAAGACTGCCGACGCGAGGGCGAAGAAGCGCGCAGGCTCTTCCACGAGGCTGGGGATCCCGAGAGCGAGGCTGCGTGCCTCCGGCTCCTCGGTCACGCCGCGAGTGATCTCGCCGCGCCCGCCGAGGGTCGCAAGCTCGTGGCGAGCTCGCTCGAGATGTTCCAGTCGCTCGGCGACACGCACGGGCAAGCGCTCTGCGAGGTGATCCTCGGGGAGATCGACTTCCTGCTCGGCGCGCATCTCGACGCGGCCCGCATCCTCGAAAGCGCAGGGCCGAAGTTCCAGGCCGTCGGAGATCGCCTCGGCCACGCGCAGTGCCTCGTGCTGCACAGCTTCGTCGAGCAAGCCGGCGGCTCACCCGAGAAGGCGCGCGCACTCCTCCGCACGGCGCGCGCCGAGTTCGACGCGATCGGGTATCGCCTCGGCATGGCTCAGTGCGACGTGACACTCGCGCACTCGGATCATCGCGAAGGTCGGCTCGAAGAAGCGCGGCGGGTGGCGCTCCTGTCGCGTCGGAGCTTCCGCGATCTCGGCAACCCGCGCGGCGAGGGCGCGTGCGAGCGTCTGCTCGCGATGACCGCGTTCGACGCAGGTCAGCTCGACATGGCGGACGCGCACGCGCGCGCCGCGACGGCGCTCTTCGATCGGCTCTCCGATCCGTGGGGACAGGTCGAGATCAAGATCATCGTCGCGCAGATCGCGCTCGAGCGTGGGCAGGCGGAGGTCGCGCGCGCGGCGCTCGCCGAGTGCGAAGCCACCGGCCTCGCCGAGGCCGAGCCGAAGCAGCACCTCGCGCTCACCCGCGCGTGGCTCGCGTACCACGAAGGCCGGTTCCAGGACGCCGCGAACGAGCTCGATCTCGCGCGGAAGACGTTCCAGGATCCGAGGCGCACCGGGGATCACACGCCCGAGCTCCTGCGCAGGTTCAGCCGCATGGGCTGGCCTGCGCCCGCGAGCGAGACGATCGCGGCATGGACGCGCGCGCTCTCCACGCGGAGCCCGCTCTCGACGCCGCCGCCTGCGGAGCAAACCGCCGCAGCGCCGGCTTCCGTGAAGCCCAGTCGCTAG
- a CDS encoding serine/threonine-protein kinase: MHPDQLADFEILRRLGAGGMAEVFLAKKRGAEGTYKLLVVKRVLPAHGSSRRFRSMFVEEAHLATRLNHPNIVQVYEFSDHGDDGLLLSMEYVEGFDLGKIMSTARRIGTRIPPFVAAHIVSEAAKGLHYAHERKDERGVPLAIVHRDISPQNILVSYEGAVKIADFGIASANLFREEAGVLKGKFGYMSPEQARGERVDRRGDIYALGVVLYEMLTLRSPYGKLDDDALLEAVKTGAFQPPSTHVGEVPPELESIILKAMRGPREHRFQTARDMSAAIMRTLLAKQELVDSASIEAMLLELFGRELELPLASPREAPEAATLAAVPLARTPSEGTNGEKPTRVAREVRHVAVVTLRIDGAVDLESAQGKQAARRMGASIRQTLDDIAFKRGAVWSWESPWSARAVVGLMANPSRAAADAATLAIDVHEALDGASEDLPAPLRASIGIVRGIASGERDPQGHLVRHTLQEPADLLADRVGAATPFGTTWVAGGVYRLVRRDFRWGEAPSLTLGDTGGHRVPAQMRLYALDRLLTREERTAELALGQSDLVGRDAEKADLYAAYHRAVSPPLGGVPGSPPSSEAYGAQESPSGPRTQAFDAAPLSRRVFGELVARVVVGEMGIGKTALVSTFLSELPGGVLVVQVECSPVKMELPLATVADVVRDVTGMGLDNSLDEAQGALRDVFGPFARIPSAPREILRLAELVTGKHGDHQEEDASNYRHDLVVQGIRHLLAGLGRRQPIVVVVDGLQWADRASLELLKELLRRPEPLPILVVLVTRADERVLPYVEGLVRIELRGLEPEEQVRLVEARLGVREGVAAVCNELVPRVAGNPFFLLEMVDALLERGTLEIVERGDGVHELVRHERPGERSEALPSTLEQLIGDRLRELPLAEHDVVDWLAAAGGPLTETDILALARLPDDEAITRLCARGLCDRRAGSVDFRHPLARDVAYLALDTAKRSRMHLSLGEHLSRTPLARGLSAAIVARHLARGEAAVPAAEMYLEAAGAARATHQEQLALRYYLRALSLLPPEDARRMNAHAALEAIYRHLGRRSERRKHLEALRKLARQSGKARGVALALVRTARLDCDDGHLARGLPAAQRATEIARLARQPALEVEAYTILAEVLGDLGDVQGAIDACERALEVTHTAKLQPRLRAEVLRSKGVLLRRIGRVEEAAAAHAEAIAVFRAVGARRSEARAKNALAYAMFVMERFEDAIALGLSSIGIDLAIGGRFQIAKTLSNVGQAYARLGDTERGLSYLKRAREAHERYADQDSRADTLLCSAEILLELGIVAEASTMCGDAGALVAVTGSAYDTVHERIVRALLARAEGRPHEAVVHAQAARKLAEPQGLLSYHIHATAIEAAARVDAGEHHTGVLLARTALGAIEATSFSEYGIEVRALCIEALRKGATSGARDALLRAATHVRKVAGYVRDGRLRGLFLRRPVVERILSEADGSDLSPRSDPLRRGGIA, from the coding sequence ATGCACCCCGACCAGCTCGCCGACTTCGAGATCCTGCGCCGCCTCGGCGCAGGCGGCATGGCCGAGGTGTTCCTCGCCAAAAAGCGCGGCGCCGAGGGCACGTACAAGCTGCTCGTCGTCAAACGCGTCCTGCCCGCGCACGGCTCGTCGCGACGGTTCCGCTCGATGTTCGTCGAGGAAGCACACCTCGCGACGCGCCTGAACCACCCGAACATCGTCCAGGTCTACGAGTTCAGCGACCACGGCGACGACGGGCTCTTGCTCTCGATGGAGTACGTCGAGGGCTTCGACCTCGGCAAGATCATGTCGACGGCGCGGCGCATCGGCACGCGGATCCCGCCGTTCGTCGCCGCGCACATCGTCTCCGAGGCGGCCAAGGGTCTGCACTACGCCCACGAGCGCAAGGACGAGCGCGGCGTGCCGCTGGCGATCGTCCATCGCGACATCTCGCCGCAGAACATTTTGGTCTCGTACGAAGGCGCGGTGAAGATCGCCGACTTCGGCATCGCGAGCGCGAACCTCTTCCGCGAAGAGGCCGGCGTGCTGAAGGGCAAGTTCGGGTACATGTCGCCCGAGCAGGCGCGCGGCGAGCGTGTCGATCGAAGGGGCGACATCTACGCGCTCGGCGTCGTGCTGTACGAGATGCTCACGCTGCGATCGCCGTACGGCAAGCTCGACGACGACGCACTCCTCGAAGCCGTGAAGACAGGCGCGTTCCAGCCGCCGTCGACGCACGTCGGCGAGGTCCCCCCCGAGCTCGAATCCATCATCCTCAAGGCGATGCGAGGGCCGCGGGAGCACCGCTTCCAGACCGCGCGCGACATGAGCGCGGCGATCATGCGCACCCTGCTCGCGAAGCAGGAGCTCGTCGACTCCGCGTCGATCGAGGCGATGCTCCTCGAGCTCTTTGGCCGCGAGCTCGAGCTGCCTCTCGCGAGCCCGCGCGAGGCCCCCGAGGCCGCGACGCTCGCCGCTGTGCCGCTCGCGCGGACGCCGTCCGAAGGCACGAACGGAGAGAAGCCCACGCGCGTCGCCCGCGAGGTCCGGCACGTCGCGGTCGTCACGCTGCGCATCGACGGCGCGGTCGATCTCGAAAGCGCACAAGGCAAACAGGCAGCGCGGCGGATGGGCGCGTCGATCCGCCAGACGCTCGACGACATCGCGTTCAAGCGCGGCGCGGTGTGGTCGTGGGAGTCGCCCTGGTCGGCGCGCGCCGTCGTTGGCCTCATGGCAAACCCGTCCCGCGCCGCGGCAGACGCCGCGACGCTCGCGATCGACGTGCACGAAGCGCTCGACGGCGCGAGCGAGGACCTGCCCGCGCCGCTGCGCGCGTCGATCGGCATCGTGCGGGGCATCGCCTCGGGCGAGCGGGATCCCCAAGGCCACCTCGTGCGGCACACGCTGCAGGAGCCTGCGGATCTGCTCGCGGATCGCGTGGGCGCAGCGACGCCGTTCGGCACGACGTGGGTCGCGGGCGGCGTCTACCGCCTCGTGCGGCGCGACTTCCGCTGGGGCGAGGCGCCGAGCCTCACGCTCGGCGATACGGGTGGCCACCGTGTCCCCGCGCAGATGCGCCTCTACGCGCTCGATCGACTGCTCACGCGGGAAGAGCGCACGGCGGAGCTCGCGCTCGGCCAGAGTGATCTCGTCGGCCGCGACGCCGAAAAGGCGGACCTCTACGCCGCGTATCACCGCGCCGTCTCACCGCCGCTCGGCGGCGTGCCGGGCTCGCCGCCTTCCTCGGAGGCGTACGGCGCGCAGGAGTCGCCGAGTGGTCCGAGGACGCAGGCCTTCGACGCGGCGCCCCTGTCGCGCAGGGTATTCGGCGAGCTCGTGGCGCGCGTGGTCGTCGGCGAGATGGGCATCGGCAAGACCGCGCTCGTCTCGACGTTCCTCTCGGAGCTGCCGGGCGGGGTGCTCGTGGTGCAGGTCGAGTGCTCGCCCGTGAAGATGGAGCTGCCGCTCGCCACCGTCGCCGATGTCGTGCGCGACGTGACGGGCATGGGCCTCGACAACTCGCTCGACGAGGCGCAAGGCGCGCTGCGCGACGTCTTCGGCCCCTTCGCGCGCATCCCGAGCGCGCCGCGCGAGATCCTGCGCCTCGCCGAGCTCGTGACGGGCAAACACGGCGATCACCAGGAAGAGGACGCGAGCAACTACCGCCACGACCTCGTCGTCCAGGGCATCCGCCACTTGCTCGCCGGGCTCGGGCGCAGGCAGCCGATCGTCGTCGTCGTCGACGGCCTGCAGTGGGCGGACCGCGCGAGCCTCGAACTCCTGAAGGAGCTGCTCCGCAGGCCCGAGCCGCTCCCGATCCTCGTCGTGCTCGTGACCCGCGCCGACGAGCGCGTGCTGCCGTACGTCGAGGGCCTCGTGCGGATCGAGCTTCGTGGGCTCGAACCGGAAGAGCAGGTGCGCCTCGTCGAGGCGCGGCTCGGCGTCCGGGAAGGCGTCGCGGCCGTGTGCAACGAGCTCGTCCCGCGCGTCGCGGGCAACCCCTTCTTCCTGCTGGAGATGGTCGACGCGTTGCTCGAGCGCGGCACGCTGGAGATCGTCGAGCGCGGCGACGGTGTCCACGAGCTCGTGCGGCACGAGCGCCCCGGCGAGCGCAGCGAGGCCCTCCCTTCCACGCTCGAACAGCTCATCGGGGATCGCCTGCGAGAGCTCCCGCTCGCCGAGCACGACGTCGTCGACTGGCTCGCCGCCGCCGGAGGACCGCTGACGGAGACCGACATCCTCGCGCTCGCGCGCCTGCCCGACGACGAGGCGATCACGCGCCTGTGTGCGCGCGGGCTCTGCGATCGGCGCGCGGGCTCGGTCGACTTCCGCCACCCGCTCGCGCGCGACGTCGCCTACCTCGCGCTCGACACGGCCAAGCGCTCGCGCATGCACCTCTCGCTCGGCGAGCACCTGTCGCGCACCCCGCTCGCGCGTGGCCTCTCTGCGGCGATCGTCGCGCGCCACCTCGCGCGCGGCGAGGCGGCCGTGCCCGCCGCGGAGATGTACCTCGAAGCCGCGGGCGCCGCGCGCGCGACCCACCAGGAGCAGCTCGCGCTCCGCTACTACCTCCGCGCGCTCTCGTTGCTCCCGCCCGAGGATGCGCGCCGCATGAACGCGCATGCCGCGCTCGAAGCGATCTACCGGCACCTCGGCCGCCGGAGCGAGCGCCGCAAGCACCTCGAAGCGCTACGCAAGCTCGCGCGGCAGAGCGGCAAGGCCCGCGGCGTCGCGCTCGCCCTCGTCCGCACCGCGCGCCTCGACTGCGACGACGGCCACCTCGCGCGCGGCTTGCCCGCCGCGCAACGCGCCACCGAGATCGCGCGCCTCGCGCGCCAGCCCGCGCTCGAGGTCGAGGCGTACACGATCCTCGCCGAGGTCCTCGGCGATCTCGGCGACGTGCAGGGCGCCATCGACGCCTGCGAGCGCGCGCTCGAGGTCACGCACACCGCCAAGCTCCAGCCGCGCCTGCGCGCCGAGGTCCTCCGCTCGAAGGGCGTCCTGCTCCGCCGCATCGGACGCGTCGAGGAGGCCGCCGCGGCGCACGCCGAGGCCATCGCGGTCTTCCGCGCCGTCGGCGCGCGCCGCAGCGAAGCACGCGCGAAGAACGCGCTCGCCTACGCCATGTTCGTCATGGAGCGCTTCGAGGACGCGATCGCGCTTGGCCTCTCCTCCATCGGCATCGACCTCGCCATCGGCGGCCGCTTCCAGATCGCCAAGACGCTCAGCAACGTGGGCCAGGCCTACGCGCGCCTCGGCGACACCGAGCGCGGCCTGAGTTACCTCAAGCGCGCCCGCGAGGCGCACGAGCGGTACGCCGATCAGGACTCGCGCGCCGACACGCTCCTCTGCTCCGCGGAGATCCTCCTCGAGCTCGGCATCGTCGCCGAGGCCTCCACCATGTGCGGCGACGCGGGCGCGCTCGTCGCCGTCACCGGCAGCGCATACGACACCGTGCACGAGCGCATCGTCCGCGCGCTCCTCGCCCGCGCCGAGGGTCGCCCGCACGAGGCCGTCGTCCACGCGCAGGCCGCCCGCAAGCTCGCCGAGCCGCAAGGTCTTTTGAGCTACCACATTCACGCGACGGCCATCGAAGCCGCCGCGCGCGTCGACGCGGGCGAGCATCACACCGGTGTCCTGCTCGCTCGCACGGCGCTCGGCGCGATCGAGGCCACGAGCTTCTCCGAGTACGGCATCGAGGTCCGCGCGCTCTGCATCGAAGCGCTGCGCAAAGGCGCCACCAGCGGCGCTCGTGACGCGCTGCTCCGCGCCGCGACGCACGTACGCAAGGTCGCCGGCTACGTTCGCGATGGTCGTCTCCGCGGGCTCTTCTTGCGAAGACCCGTCGTCGAGCGCATTCTGTCCGAGGCAGACGGATCGGACCTCTCTCCTCGGTCGGATCCGCTCCGTCGCGGCGGAATCGCATGA